One window from the genome of bacterium encodes:
- a CDS encoding LysE family translocator, protein MITEQVVAFLLFAVVAAVTPGPSNIMLTAVGAHAGVRKGLQCLSGVATGVGAMMFLVPLGLGTLILQHPLVLKILNWGGAAGLLCLSWNIATSSTHIDSVSAQAPVGYLTAALFQWVNPKAWLVSASAAGTFLRSGAGSPVVQAASLGGLFVLAALPSGFLWLAFGASFHQVLRGPRRLRIFNACMGALLVLSIALIIW, encoded by the coding sequence ATGATTACCGAGCAGGTCGTGGCGTTCCTTCTCTTCGCCGTCGTGGCGGCGGTCACGCCCGGTCCCAGCAACATCATGCTGACGGCGGTCGGCGCCCACGCCGGGGTGCGAAAAGGCCTACAGTGCCTGAGTGGCGTCGCGACCGGCGTGGGGGCGATGATGTTCCTTGTTCCGCTCGGGCTCGGCACTCTCATCCTCCAGCATCCTCTGGTGCTCAAGATCCTCAATTGGGGCGGAGCCGCAGGTCTCCTGTGCCTGTCATGGAACATTGCCACCTCCTCCACCCATATCGACTCGGTGTCGGCACAGGCCCCCGTCGGTTATCTGACCGCCGCCCTCTTTCAGTGGGTCAACCCAAAAGCCTGGCTCGTGAGTGCGAGCGCTGCCGGCACCTTTCTGAGATCGGGGGCGGGGAGCCCCGTGGTGCAGGCGGCGTCGCTGGGGGGATTGTTCGTCCTGGCCGCCCTGCCAAGCGGATTCCTGTGGCTGGCGTTCGGCGCCTCCTTCCATCAAGTCCTTCGCGGCCCCCGCAGGCTGAGGATTTTCAACGCCTGCATGGGAGCCCTTCTCGTCCTGTCGATTGCTCTCATCATCTGGTAG